Proteins encoded within one genomic window of Ranitomeya variabilis isolate aRanVar5 chromosome 4, aRanVar5.hap1, whole genome shotgun sequence:
- the LOC143768530 gene encoding uncharacterized protein LOC143768530, which translates to MEEQEASVDKFHKEDMEEQEESVDKFHKEDMEEQEESVDKFHKEDMEEQEESVDKFHKEAMEEQEESVDKFHKEDMKEQEESVDKFHKEDLTEKEDLVEISQEEEVEKVKESVEMFHKEVTAV; encoded by the coding sequence ATGGAGGAGCAGGAGGCATCAGTGGACAAGTTTCACAAGGAGGATATGGAGGAGCAGGAGGAATCGGTGGACAAGTTTCACAAGGAGGATATGGAGGAGCAGGAGGAATCGGTGGACAAGTTTCACAAGGAGGATATGGAGGAGCAGGAGGAATCGGTGGACAAGTTTCACAAGGAGGCTATGGAGGAGCAGGAGGAATCGGTGGACAAGTTTCACAAGGAGGATATGAAGGAGCAGGAGGAATCGGTGGACAAGTTTCACAAGGAGGATTTGACGGAAAAGGAGGATTTAGTGGaaatttctcaggaggaagaagtgGAGAAAGTAAAGGAGTCAGTGGAAATGTTCCACAAGGAAGTTACAGCAGTGTAA